The nucleotide window AGACCCTACCTTCGAAGTAGGGGAAGACTTTACAATGGAAATTCCTGTTGCTCAGTTGGGAAGAAGAAATATTCTTACCCTGAAGCAGATTCTGGCTACAAAACTTCAGGAGCATAATAATGCAATGCTGTACGAACAGTTCAGAGATAAAATTGGGGAAATAGTTGTAGGGGAAATCCACCACATCCGTCATAAACACGTGATTTTGCTGGATGATGAAGGAAATGAATTTATTTTACCGAAAGAAAACCAGATCCCATCCGATTTCTTTAAAAAGGGTGAGAATATCAGAGCTATTGTTGAGACAGTAGATTTTAAAGGTTCTAAACCGCAGATTATTATTTCCAGAACTGCACCTAAATTCCTTGAGAAGTTATTAGAGCTGGAAATTCCTGAGATCCAGGACGGTACCATTATCTTGAAAAAGGTAGTAAGAATTCCTGGTGAAAAGGCGAAGATCGCAGTAGATGCTTATGATGACAGAATTGATCCGGTAGGAGCTTGTGTTGGAGTAAAAGGATCCAGAATTCATGGCGTTGTAAGAGAGTTGAGAAATGAAAACATCGATGTTATTCAGTGGTCTAAAAACCCTGAGATCTTGGTGAAGAGAGCATTAGGAAACGTTACCATTAACAAAATTGAAATCAATGAGGAGACCAACTACGCTTTGGTATATACTCCGGTTGAGGAAATTTCTAAAGTTATCGGAAAACAAGGTCAGAATATCAGACTGGCTTCTTGGTTGACAGGATATGAGATTGATGTATACAGAGAGTCCAGCGAGGATGATGATGTTGAATTGAAAGAATTTAACGATGATATCGAGCAGTGGATTTTGGATGAGTTTAAGAAAGTAGGACTTACGACTGCAAAATCAGTATTGGATAAAGAAACTGAGAGTCTTTTAAATATGGTAGACCTTGAAGAAGAAACAATCGAAGAGGTTAAACGTATTCTGAGAGAAGAATTTGAAGATTAAGATTTAAATAAATTTTAATAAACAGTAAAAAGGAAATACTTTAATTTTAAAAATTAAAAAACAGTAAATAATATAAATGCCAAAAATTAGATTAAATAAAGCGGTTAAGGAATTCAACATTTCGATGTCCAGATTAGTAGAATTTTTACAGTCAAGGGGTTTCGAGGTTGAAAGCAATCCTAACGCTCAATTGGAAGAAGCGGCATATTCTGCATTGGAAGCTGAGTTTGCTAAAGACGGCGAACAGAGAAAGGCTTCCCATGAGGTGGTGATCACTAAAGTTCCGGAAGAAAAACTGGAAATTGAAGAAAAGAAAACCCCTGAAGTGATAAGAGCTAAAGCAAATAAACCAGAAACTAGAATTTTAGGTAAAATAGACTTAGAAACTAAGAAGCCTGAAGTTGAAGAAGCTCCTGTGGCTCCTGTTGCGACACCGGTTGAAGAAAAGAAAGAAGAAATCGTGAAAGAAGAACAGCCGGAAGTTAAAGTAGCGCCTGAAAAACAGGAATTTAAGGTTTTGGATAAGATTGATTTGTCTCAAATAGAATCTAGAAACAGACCTGTGAAAAAAGACAAACCAAAAATGGAGGAGAAAAAAGAAGAAGTTAAACCGGCAGAACCGGTAAAAGAAACTCCAAAACCAGTGATTGCAGAGGAGAAAAAAGAAGAAACTCCAAAAGTAGAGACTGAGTCTGAATCTCAGGAACCACAGAAAATTGAAACAGTTTATCAGAAACTTGATGGTCCAAAGATCGTTGGAGAAAAGATAGACTTAACCCAGTTTGCGCCAAAACCAGGTGCCGGAGCAAAAAAGAAAAGAAAGAGAATTGAAAAACCTGGTGGCCAGAATAACCAGCAAGGTCAGGGGAATAATCAAAACTCAGGAAATAACAACCAGGGTGGTCAGGGCCAAGGAAACCGTCAGCATAATAACGGTGGACAAGGTGGAAACCGTCAAGGTCAGGGCGGCCAAGGAAACCGTCCTCAAGGTCAGGGTGGCCAGGGTGGAAACCGTTTTGGAAATAACCAGGGTGGTGGAAACCGCCAGGGACAAGGTGGTGGCTTCAAAAAAGGAGGTCAGAACAACAGACCTGGTCAAAGAGTTATGCCGGTTGAACTGACTGATGAACAAGTTAAGAATCAGATCAAGGAAACACTAGAAAAACTTACTAATAAAGGAGGTAAATCTAAATCTGCAAAACACAGAAAAGATAAAAGAACCTTCCGTAGAGAGCAGGATGAGCGTCAGCAGGAGCTTGAAGCACAAGACAGAACTCTTAAAGTAACAGAATTCATCACAGTAGGTGAATTGGCAAGTTTGATGAATGTTTCTCCAACTGAAGTAATCTCTGCTTGTTTCTCATTAGGGGTAATGGTTACCATGAACCAAAGACTTGAGGCTGATACTTTATTATTAGTAGCAGATGAATTTGGATATAAAATCGAATTCTCAGATGCTGATCTTGAAGATACAGATTCAGAAGATGAGGTAGATACAGAAGAAAGCCTTGTATCAAGAGCTCCTGTAGTTACTGTAATGGGACACGTTGACCACGGTAAGACTTCATTACTGGATTACATTAGAAAAACAAACGTAATTGCTGGTGAGTCCGGTGGAATTACTCAGCACATTGGTGCTTATAACGTGAAATTGGAGAATGGTCAGAGAATTACTTTCTTAGATACTCCTGGTCACGAAGCCTTTACAGCGATGAGAGCAAGAGGGGCACAGATCACGGATATTGCAATTATTGTAATTGCAGCCGATGACGATGTAATGCCACAGACAAAAGAAGCTATTGCCCACGCACAGGCTGCACAGGTTCCAATGATTATTGCAATCAATAAGGTTGATAAGCCTAACGCAAACCCTGACAACATCCGTCAACAGCTTTCTGGTTTGAATCCTCCGGTTCTTGTAGAAGAGTGGGGTGGAAATGTTCAGGCACAAGAGATCTCGGCTAAGTTCGGTAATAATGTAGACGTATTATTGGAGAAGGTTTTATTGCAGGCTGAAATGCTTGAGTTAAAAGCTAATCCTGACCGTTCAGCAAATGGAGTTGTTATTGAAGCATCTTTAGATAAAGGTAGAGGTTATGTGGCAACTATGTTGGTACAGTCCGGAACTTTAAGAGTCGGAGATTATGTGGTAGCAGGTAAAAACCATGGTAAAGTAAAAGCTTTGCTTGATGAAAGAGGGAAAAATCTTAAAGAAGCAGGCCCGTCAATTCCTGCAACCATTTTAGGTTTGGACGGAGCGCCTACTGCAGGGGATAAATTCCGTGTATATGCTGATGAAAGTGAAGGTAAAGCTATTGCCAATAAGAGAGAACAGTTACAGAGAGAATTATCAATCAGAACCAAGAAGCATACGACGCTTGAAGAATTGGGTAGACGTATTGCCTTAGGAGAATTCAAAGAATTGAATATTATCCTTAAAGGAGACGTGGATGGTTCTGTGGAAGCTCTTTCCGATCAGTTACAAAGATTATCAACAGAAGAAATCAGTGTTAAGATTCTTCACTCAGGTGTAGGTCAGATCACTGAATCTGATATCAACTTAGCAGCAGCCTCAGATGCAATTATTATTGGATTTAATGTAAGAGCAGGTGCCAATGCAAAAGAACTTGCAGATCGTGAAGAAATTGAGATCAGAACGTATTCTGTCATCTATAAAGCAATTGATGAGGTAAAAGAAGCAATGGAAGGAATGCTTTCTCCGGAAATTCAGGAGCAGGTCATCGGTAACGTTGAAATCCGTGAGGTATTCAAGATTTCTAAAGTAGGAACAATAGCAGGTTGTATGGTTCTTACCGGAAAAGTAACAAGACAGTCTAAAGTACGTTTGCTAAGAGACGGTATCGTGAAATTTGACGGAGAACTTGAAAGCTTGAAGCGTTTCAAAGATGATGTTAAAGAAGTCACAAAAGGCTACGAATGTGGTCTGAACCTGAAAGGTTATAACGATATCGAAATCGGAGATATTCTTGAAGTATACGAGGAAGTAGCGGTTAAGAAAAAACTGAAATAATAAATTATATTGGTCACTAACTATTGATCATGAGTGATAAAAAAACCATCTCTATTTCTGAGATGGTTTTTTCTTTTATTATCAATGGTTGTTAAAATGTAAAGTACTCAATATATAAAATCCGAGTACAATTTAAATGTGCTCGGATTTTTATAAAATTTAAAAGTAATTAAATGTATAATTATTGATTGATAAAATTCACTAGTTTAGCTATATCAGTATCATTGAATTTTAAATTATTAGATTTAATGTACACATTATACTCTTTTTCTTTTTCTGGAAATAGATCTGTTATTTTTTTTAACGACGATACTTTACTTATATTTCCAGAAGTTGTTTTTATATAATAAACAGGATCTTGTTTTACAAACATGGCAGGCTTGCCAGTTTGATAGGTATTAGGAGCGGGAGTGGCATCCTTAAAAATAACTTTTTCCTTTTTGTATACTGAATTTTTACCCTTTACTATTTCGATAAGATAGCCTTTGGGCTCTGAACTGTTTTTTAAGTATACAAAAACTTGTTTAGATGGAAGTACTTCAATTCTGAAAAAATCATCTTGTTTAGGTAAAACCTCTGTTTTTCCATTGTTTAAAAACTCTATATCGTCAGTGTAAGCATTATATCTTACATCAATATTTCCATATTTTTCTCCAACAGAAGCTTTTTGGAAAAGTGGTGATTGATATGGTGAACCTTGTATATCTTCGTATTTTAAAGGAGCTCCTGTTCCTGATGCTACACTTTCAAAGACAGACTGACTACCGGTTATATTATTAATATTTAAAGACTGTTGTGCCTCCATAAATGCAAATGATAAAAATAGAGCGGTAAATAATGCTTTTTTCATTTTAAGCTAATTTTTTAAATGGTTATTAATGGTAAAGTTAGTGAAAAATGATTAATACTATGATTTATTATCTATACTTATTAAGTATTTTATATAAATAACAATTTAGAGATTTGTTAGTAAGAGTTAATCACATTGTTATGCTGTTTGAAATGTAATGATGTAAAATTAAATTGAATAATATTTCCTAAATAAGTGAAAACCACTTTTTTATAATTATAAGTTTTATTTATGAATTGACATAATTTATAATTATTCTAAATAATTTTTTTTATGTTATTAATAATTTGTTAAAATAGATTCACAGCGCGCTGAAAATAGTTTTTATATAATAAAAACTGTCTATCATTAGGGAATGTTATTTGATTTGTGTAAAATTTAAATTAAATATCGAAAAAAAGCGTAGTTTAAACAAAGGTTTAATTTGTGGATATTAATATTTATTAACATATTTGCCCATTAAATATATTAAAATTTGTTAATATGAATGTTAAATTACGTGTACTGACAGCTGGTGTGTTATTTTTCACAGGGCAGGTAGTATTTGCTCAAAAAGACTCCACAGGTTCTAAAAAAGACAAGGAACAGAAAATTGAAGAAATTGTTGTCTTGGGTTATAGCAAAACATCTACCAAGGCTAAATCTAGTGCTTCTTCAGTAACCATTGGGTCTGAAACATTGGAAAATAGACCTAATATTTCTGTTCTTAACTCTATACAGGGTACAGCACCTGGTATTGTAGCGAACTCTGCATCCGGCTCTCCGGGATCTGGTAAATTTAATATTATTATCAGAGGGCTTAGTTCACTAAATGGATCTACAGATCCATTGTATGTTATTGATGGAATCATTACATCGGGATCACAGTTTAGAAACTTGAACCCTAATGATATTGATACATTCAGTATTCTTAAGGATGCCCAGGCTACTGCAATTTATGGAAACAGAGCGGCTAACGGAGTTGTAGTAATAACTACTAAAGGAGGTAAGTTTAATTCAAAACTTAGAATTTCCTATGATGCATTAACTTCTTTTTCTGTGCTGCCGAAAACAGATTACAACATGTCATCTGGAAGAGAACTATTACAGGTTCAGAAGAATGCAGGAGCTGGAAAAGGATCCACTATGTCTCAAAATGATATAAATAACTTCACTACTAATACAGACTGGAGAGATTTGTTTTCTAGAGTCGGTATGAGCCAGCAGCATACGTTGTCAGTTAGTGCAGGTGGAGAAAATATAAGTAATTTTGTTTCTTTAGGATATGTTGATAGTGAAGGTAACATTCGTGGAACAGATTTTAAAAGATTTACTTTAAGAAATAACCTTAACGGAAAAAGCAGTGATGGAAGATTAACTTTCGGTGCAATCTTAGGGTTAGGATTTTCAAAAAGAAATCAGTTGGATGACGAAACCAACACTGCTATTAATGCAAACACAGTACAGAACCCGCTATTCGGAACTGTGCTTTCTGCACCTTACTTACCAGCGCCTACATTTACCAATGGATTGGGATTATTCAATCAGATCGGGCAAGCTAGTGGTAACGGAAACGGGGCGTACATTCTTTATGATAACATCATGGGAGGTATCAGAAACCAGTTTACGGAAACCAGCTTAACAGCTAACGTAAGTGCTAACTACAAACTTACATCAGACTTAAGCATCGGAAACAGAACTGGTGTTGATTATAAAAACTATCAAAGACAATTTGCAAGAGCGGCAAACGGTTACTTATCTTTAGTAGTAGCTGCAGGTCAGGGAGCAAAATACGGTGGTTTTGAGCAGTTTAATACGATAAACGATTTAACTTTTAACACAACTACAAACATTACATATAACCATTCATTTGGGGATCATACTATTACTGCTGCTGCTTATCTAGATTATATTAAGGTAAACTGGCAGAGTTATACTCAACAACAGAACGGTCTTGATCCTTTAGTTTGGGAATTCGGTGCAGGAACAGGGTATGTTCCTTTTAATCCGGCTACACCAAACCTTTATCGACCGTCTGCAAGTGCATTGAAAGTGACTGCAGGAACGCTGGCATATTTTGGTACACTAGATTATGACTACCAAGGAAAATATGGTGTATCAGGTGTTATAAGAAGAGATGGCTCATATAGATTCCCTAAAGATAACAGATGGGAAACTTTCTGGTCAGTAGCAGCAAGATGGAATATTGATAAAGAAAGCTTTATGGAAGGATCTGGGTTCAATTTATTAAAACTTAGAGCTTCCCTTGGAACAACAGGTAACCAGAACTTATTTACGGTTGCTAATAATACCAATGTACTAACAGTAGGTCCTTCTTCATACTTAGATTATAACGGACCAAATCCTACTAGTGCCCCTGCCTACCAGAGTTTACCAGGATATTATTTGGCAAATCTAGGAAATAAGAATCTAAAATGGGAAGAGGTAAAACAACTTGATTTTGGAGTGGATTTTAATTATAAAGGGCTAGTAGAAGGTACATTTGATTATTATCAAAAAAGAACTTCAAGATTATTTAACTCTATTCCGGTAACATATGTTACAGGTCAAGGTTCTTTAAGAGGTAACAATGGTGTTATGGATAATAAAGGGGTTGAAGGATCCCTAAGAGTTCATATACTAAGAAAAGCCAATACAAAACTATCTGTATTTGGAAATATTGGTTATAACTCTAACAAGATTGTAAGTATGGAAGCGAATGATCTTACAGGTGATTTTGTTGACGGAGTTGGAGGACCTGCAGATCAATGGCAGCTTTATCCTTATTTAGGAGTTAATCCTGCTAACGGAGAACAGTTATTCTTAGATAAAAATGGAAATGTAACTCAAACACCAACAGCAGGTGATAGAAGACTTACAGGGAAAAGCCCTATGCCTAAATATACGGGTGGATTTGGATTTAATTTCCAACATGACGGGTTCTTTGTGGATGCATTATTTTCTTATCAGAAAGGAGGATATATCTATGATAACCTATATTCTTGGGTAATGAATCCTTCCTATGCTGCTTCTGGACTTAACGTGTCTTCTGACTTGTTGAATGCCTGGACTCCCAATAACCCAAATGCTACAGTACCAAGCCTATCAGCTGTGAACGCAACACTAGAAGGTTCTTCTGATAGATTCCTTTTCAAATCTGATTTTGTTAGATTAAAGAATGTAAGCGTTGGATATACTTTTAGCAAAAATGTATTAGGTAATTTGCCGGTAAACTCTATTAAAGTTTTTGCACAAGCTGAAAACGTATATACTTTCACAGGATGGAAAGGCTTTGATGTGGAGCCTATCACAACGTATTCACTTAACGTGTATCCAAACCCAAAAACATATTCTGTAGGAGTTAATGTAGATTTTTAAAAAAAAAGAAAAAATGAATAAAATATATAAAAAAGCATTAGTGATAGCAGTATGTCTATCGTCAGTCGGTTTTACTTTAAACAGTTGTAAGGATGCTATTGATATAGAGCAGCCTGGATTGCTAGATGATGCAACTTTATTTACAAGCGTATCAAATCTTAACGATTATTTAGTTGGATCTGTGTATGCCAACATGGATACTAATAATGATATTTATTTCTCTGCAGTATTTACTGATGAGGTAAAACCCGGAGCAGGTAGTGGTGGTCAGGAATATGAAATTCACCGCTATTTTATAGATCCTACTACAGGATTAACAACTGGAATTTGGGCACAACATTATTTGGTAATTAATCGTGTAAATAGGTTACTTGCAGGAGCTGCAAATATTAAGCCTGCTAATGCTGAAGAGACAAAACAATATAATTATGTAGTTGCTCAGGCGAGAGCGATAAGGGCTTTCTGTTACCTGCAATTGGAAACTTTTTTTGCTCCGGATATGAAAGATCCTAATGGTCTGGGAGTTCTGCTTCTAAAAGATGTACCGGCAGTTGATATAAAACTTCCAAGAAGCAAGAACCAAGATGTTTATGATTTTATTGAGGCAGATTTAGATTACGCTAGAAGTATTTTAACTTCTTATGCAACTCTGCCTTATCCAACTACTCCGGCTACTCCTTTAAATAGATATTATGTCAATAAAAGGTTTGTAAATGCTGTAGCTGCAAGATTTAATTTATACAGAGGAAATTATGTTTTGGCAAAACAATATGCGCAGGATGTAATATCTAACTCTGGATTATCATTAACTGCTGCTTCAGCATATCCAAATATGTGGAATGATACAAGTGAGGGAGAAATTATTTTTGCATTAAACAGATTGGCTACAGGAAATGGAAGTTCAATAGGAACAAGATGGAATACCAACAGTTCTAGTATTACCGGAAATCCAATGTGGGCTTTAGGCAGAAACCTGTTTAATATTATTAACACAACCCCAGGGGATATTAGAAGAACAGTGTATATTGATCCTTCATCTATAATTGATCCTAATTATTTAACAAGTACTTCTCCTAGGGATACTGATCAACTAGTAATAGATAAATATCCCGGTAAGACAAGTGCTGCTACAAGAAACGATTTGAAGGTATTTAGATTATCAGAAATGTATTTCATTTTAGCGGAATGTGAAACTGCAGCTAACAATTTTGCAGGTGCAGCAGCATTGATTCAACAAGTAAGAGCGAAAAGAAATACTACTGGAACAGCTCCTCTTCCGGTATATGCTTCATCAACAGCTGCTTATGCTGATATTTTGAAAGAAAGAAGAGTAGATCTTGCTTTAGAAGGGCACAGATATATCGATTTAAAAAGATTGGCTAATGCTGCGGGTGTTACCATGGATAGAAACCAAACGGATGACGTTGTTACGGTTACAAATCTTCCAAATAATAGCTATAAGTATACTTTACCTATTCCTGTTCAGGAGATTAATTTAAATCCTCAAATCCAACAAAACCCTGGTTATTAATATTAATTAAAAGCGAATTTTAGCTATGAAAATTTTAAAATATTTAAGTATTCCGATTTTTGCATTAATTATCTCTGCTTGTTCAGAGAGAGATGATGCTGTGTATGATGGTGATAATTTTGTGAGTTTTGGTGCTGAAAGCTCTGAAGCAACAGTAGTAAAAGGAACAACATCAAAAGAGGTTGCAGTAGTATATACCACTTTAAGTGAAGCAAAGCAAAATACTGAAGTAAAAATTGCTGTTGATGCCGCTAATTCTACAGCAGTAGAAGGTGTAGATTTTAAGATTCTAAATAAAACCGATAATCTTGCTGCAGGGCAAAAGGTTGGTAACTTTAAAATACAGTTATTAGAAAGTGGAGCTAAGGAAACTCAAAAAACAATTACTTTTAAGATTTCTTCTCCTTCAGTTGCTAATGCTACATTCAATCAGACTCACACATTGAAATATTCATTAGAATGTCCATTTAACATGTCTGGTTTCACTGGAACGTATAAGGTAGTAACAGATACTTGGGAAGATTATTCACCAGGAGCACTAATTACTATACAGCCAGGTCCTGCTGCTAATCAGTTTAAGATATTGTCAACCAACAATCCTTATATTAGCAATCCAAATACATCTTACATGCTTGTAACAGTTCAAACTAATGGTAACATTACAGTAGCTTCTAATGAGGCGTTTAGTTACGGTGGAACTACAGGTAATATGAATGTAAGTGGTACAGGGAGCGTTAACTTCTGTACTAATGGCATAAATATCTCAGCACTTACTTTCTCAGGTGCTGCGGGTACTTCCAGTGGTAATAAATTTGTCTTAGTGAAAAACTAAAGTTTTTCTAACAAAATATCTTAGACCCCACATTTTCTGTGGGGTTTTTTATGTCCTTTTATTTCTTATTTTTGCTGTACAATAATGAATAATGAAGTACATCCTTTTCATACTCTTCTCTTTAAGTTTTGTAGCCAGGGCTCAGGTCGTAAATAAAGCCGATGTGAAGCAACCCAAAAAACAAGACACGCTGGTGATAGACTCCGGGAAAAAAGATTCTCTGAAAATTTTCAAGCCTACGATTAATGATTACCAGTATCAGACTCAGTTTTCTGAAAAGAAAGTTTTTGATACCGTAATGACTTTTGATAAAACATACATTTTTTCACAGCAAAATAATAAAGATAACTTTGGGAGAGTACAGCCTGCCAATATTGGTTCGGGGTTCAATCCTCTTATTTTTGAAGTGAACGACGAGCAAAATCTTTCCTTACTGCCTTCCAATAAATCTTACATGATCATTGGTGCCAACGATGTGAAGTATTATGACGTAAAAACACCTACCGCATCATTTATTTATCATAATGCAATGCGTAACGGTGCAGCTCTGAAATCTACTTATACCCAGAATATAGGAAAGAGATTCAATTTTGCTCTTGAATACATGGGGCTACGTTCTCAGGGACTTTACAGAAATTCATTAGCGGCGAATAACAATACCTTATTTTCTGGACACTATGTTTCAAAAAGCGGGAATTATGAGCTTTTTGCCCACTATCTTCACCAGAATGTAAACAATCAGGAAAGTGGTGGTATTACTGAAGATAATCTGTTTCAGAGTGGTGACAGCAATTATAGCAACAGACAAAATGCTCAGGTAAGTTTAGCCTCTTCCAGCTCTCAGTTTTCTTACAGAAGATACTATCTTAGTCACCAGTTTACTCCATTCAATGCTGAAAAGTTTCCTTTCAGTATAAGGCATACTATTTCTCATCAGGGAAATAAATATTATTATAACCAGACAACTCCTGAAGCATATTGGTATAGTGCTCCTACAGATTTGGTGAATGGCTTTCCGCTGACAACCAAAAAATATTCTGAAAATTTCAGCAATACGGTAAGCCTGATCTTTAATAATGAAAAATTCAAACTGGATGCAGGTGTGCGTTATCAGATCATTAAGTTTGGGGTAACAGATATTGCGTCTATTAATAATGGATTTCCTTTCCCAAATGAACTTAAAGAAAACAGAATTGGTGCTGTAGGAAATCTGCAGGTAAAACTTTGGGATAAAATTCAATTGAATTCATTCCTGGAATTCTCAAACGGAAGCCAGTTTAAAAGCTATCTGAAAACAACCAACAATCTGAAATTTGAACCTGTTAAAGATTATTTCGTTAATGCTAAGGTGAATTTCCAAAGTGCA belongs to Chryseobacterium gleum and includes:
- the nusA gene encoding transcription termination factor NusA, producing the protein MDNIALIESFGDFKDEKGISKIDLMAIIEDSLKTLLRKRFDSDDHFDVIVNPDKGDFQIFLNKTIVEDEMSEDDDLEIEISEAKKIDPTFEVGEDFTMEIPVAQLGRRNILTLKQILATKLQEHNNAMLYEQFRDKIGEIVVGEIHHIRHKHVILLDDEGNEFILPKENQIPSDFFKKGENIRAIVETVDFKGSKPQIIISRTAPKFLEKLLELEIPEIQDGTIILKKVVRIPGEKAKIAVDAYDDRIDPVGACVGVKGSRIHGVVRELRNENIDVIQWSKNPEILVKRALGNVTINKIEINEETNYALVYTPVEEISKVIGKQGQNIRLASWLTGYEIDVYRESSEDDDVELKEFNDDIEQWILDEFKKVGLTTAKSVLDKETESLLNMVDLEEETIEEVKRILREEFED
- the infB gene encoding translation initiation factor IF-2 — its product is MPKIRLNKAVKEFNISMSRLVEFLQSRGFEVESNPNAQLEEAAYSALEAEFAKDGEQRKASHEVVITKVPEEKLEIEEKKTPEVIRAKANKPETRILGKIDLETKKPEVEEAPVAPVATPVEEKKEEIVKEEQPEVKVAPEKQEFKVLDKIDLSQIESRNRPVKKDKPKMEEKKEEVKPAEPVKETPKPVIAEEKKEETPKVETESESQEPQKIETVYQKLDGPKIVGEKIDLTQFAPKPGAGAKKKRKRIEKPGGQNNQQGQGNNQNSGNNNQGGQGQGNRQHNNGGQGGNRQGQGGQGNRPQGQGGQGGNRFGNNQGGGNRQGQGGGFKKGGQNNRPGQRVMPVELTDEQVKNQIKETLEKLTNKGGKSKSAKHRKDKRTFRREQDERQQELEAQDRTLKVTEFITVGELASLMNVSPTEVISACFSLGVMVTMNQRLEADTLLLVADEFGYKIEFSDADLEDTDSEDEVDTEESLVSRAPVVTVMGHVDHGKTSLLDYIRKTNVIAGESGGITQHIGAYNVKLENGQRITFLDTPGHEAFTAMRARGAQITDIAIIVIAADDDVMPQTKEAIAHAQAAQVPMIIAINKVDKPNANPDNIRQQLSGLNPPVLVEEWGGNVQAQEISAKFGNNVDVLLEKVLLQAEMLELKANPDRSANGVVIEASLDKGRGYVATMLVQSGTLRVGDYVVAGKNHGKVKALLDERGKNLKEAGPSIPATILGLDGAPTAGDKFRVYADESEGKAIANKREQLQRELSIRTKKHTTLEELGRRIALGEFKELNIILKGDVDGSVEALSDQLQRLSTEEISVKILHSGVGQITESDINLAAASDAIIIGFNVRAGANAKELADREEIEIRTYSVIYKAIDEVKEAMEGMLSPEIQEQVIGNVEIREVFKISKVGTIAGCMVLTGKVTRQSKVRLLRDGIVKFDGELESLKRFKDDVKEVTKGYECGLNLKGYNDIEIGDILEVYEEVAVKKKLK
- a CDS encoding SusC/RagA family TonB-linked outer membrane protein — protein: MNVKLRVLTAGVLFFTGQVVFAQKDSTGSKKDKEQKIEEIVVLGYSKTSTKAKSSASSVTIGSETLENRPNISVLNSIQGTAPGIVANSASGSPGSGKFNIIIRGLSSLNGSTDPLYVIDGIITSGSQFRNLNPNDIDTFSILKDAQATAIYGNRAANGVVVITTKGGKFNSKLRISYDALTSFSVLPKTDYNMSSGRELLQVQKNAGAGKGSTMSQNDINNFTTNTDWRDLFSRVGMSQQHTLSVSAGGENISNFVSLGYVDSEGNIRGTDFKRFTLRNNLNGKSSDGRLTFGAILGLGFSKRNQLDDETNTAINANTVQNPLFGTVLSAPYLPAPTFTNGLGLFNQIGQASGNGNGAYILYDNIMGGIRNQFTETSLTANVSANYKLTSDLSIGNRTGVDYKNYQRQFARAANGYLSLVVAAGQGAKYGGFEQFNTINDLTFNTTTNITYNHSFGDHTITAAAYLDYIKVNWQSYTQQQNGLDPLVWEFGAGTGYVPFNPATPNLYRPSASALKVTAGTLAYFGTLDYDYQGKYGVSGVIRRDGSYRFPKDNRWETFWSVAARWNIDKESFMEGSGFNLLKLRASLGTTGNQNLFTVANNTNVLTVGPSSYLDYNGPNPTSAPAYQSLPGYYLANLGNKNLKWEEVKQLDFGVDFNYKGLVEGTFDYYQKRTSRLFNSIPVTYVTGQGSLRGNNGVMDNKGVEGSLRVHILRKANTKLSVFGNIGYNSNKIVSMEANDLTGDFVDGVGGPADQWQLYPYLGVNPANGEQLFLDKNGNVTQTPTAGDRRLTGKSPMPKYTGGFGFNFQHDGFFVDALFSYQKGGYIYDNLYSWVMNPSYAASGLNVSSDLLNAWTPNNPNATVPSLSAVNATLEGSSDRFLFKSDFVRLKNVSVGYTFSKNVLGNLPVNSIKVFAQAENVYTFTGWKGFDVEPITTYSLNVYPNPKTYSVGVNVDF
- a CDS encoding DUF4843 domain-containing protein; amino-acid sequence: MKILKYLSIPIFALIISACSERDDAVYDGDNFVSFGAESSEATVVKGTTSKEVAVVYTTLSEAKQNTEVKIAVDAANSTAVEGVDFKILNKTDNLAAGQKVGNFKIQLLESGAKETQKTITFKISSPSVANATFNQTHTLKYSLECPFNMSGFTGTYKVVTDTWEDYSPGALITIQPGPAANQFKILSTNNPYISNPNTSYMLVTVQTNGNITVASNEAFSYGGTTGNMNVSGTGSVNFCTNGINISALTFSGAAGTSSGNKFVLVKN
- a CDS encoding RagB/SusD family nutrient uptake outer membrane protein yields the protein MNKIYKKALVIAVCLSSVGFTLNSCKDAIDIEQPGLLDDATLFTSVSNLNDYLVGSVYANMDTNNDIYFSAVFTDEVKPGAGSGGQEYEIHRYFIDPTTGLTTGIWAQHYLVINRVNRLLAGAANIKPANAEETKQYNYVVAQARAIRAFCYLQLETFFAPDMKDPNGLGVLLLKDVPAVDIKLPRSKNQDVYDFIEADLDYARSILTSYATLPYPTTPATPLNRYYVNKRFVNAVAARFNLYRGNYVLAKQYAQDVISNSGLSLTAASAYPNMWNDTSEGEIIFALNRLATGNGSSIGTRWNTNSSSITGNPMWALGRNLFNIINTTPGDIRRTVYIDPSSIIDPNYLTSTSPRDTDQLVIDKYPGKTSAATRNDLKVFRLSEMYFILAECETAANNFAGAAALIQQVRAKRNTTGTAPLPVYASSTAAYADILKERRVDLALEGHRYIDLKRLANAAGVTMDRNQTDDVVTVTNLPNNSYKYTLPIPVQEINLNPQIQQNPGY